The nucleotide sequence CTGTTGCAAAAACTGACTCAAACTCCTTCTGTCCCCGGCCGGGAAGATCGTATCCGTGAGGTCATTCAAGAAGTCATTACGGAAAAGAATCTGTTCGATGAGATTCGCACCGACGCGATGGGTTCTCTCATCGCTGTCCGTCGCCCTCGTCCGAAAAGTGGATCTCCTGCTGAAAAGCCCGTGAAAGTCATGCTTGCGGCGCACATGGATCAAATCGGGTTTCTCGTTTCACACGTCAGTTCCGAAGGTTATCTGCGAGTCAATCCAGTCGGAGGGTTCGACACACGAAATCTCTTCGCACGCCGGGTTCGTGTTTGTACGTCGGATGGTGACTTGCCCGGGGTAATGAATCCCGCAGGAAAACCAGTTCACATCGCCAGTGCCGAGGAGAAGAAGAACGTTCCTGAGATCACGGAATTCTTCATCGACTTGTCGCTTGATGGAGAGCAAGTGAACAAGCAAGTCAAAATCGGAGACATGGTTGTGCTCGACGGACCGTTCTCGGACGTCGGTGACAGCGTTGTCTCGCAGTGTCTGGACAATCGCGTCGGATGCTGGGCAGTGATACGGGCGATTGAAGCCCTTGAGCATCACGACTGCGAAATCCACGCTGCCTGGACCGTTCAAGAAGAAGTTGGGCTTCGCGGAGCAATGCCAGCCGCTTATGACATTCAGCCTGATATCGGACTGTCATGCGACACCACCTTGAGCTGCAAGCTTCCCGGAGTTCCTGAAGAGCAGCACATTACGATTCCCGGCAATGGTGTTTGCCTCAAGATTATGGACTCGTCCACAATTGCCGATTTGAAACTGCTCGAGGAACTCGAAGCGATTGCAAAAGCGAACGACATCCCCTGCCAGCGAGGAATCCTCCCTCGCGGTGGACAAGATGGAGCCATGATCCAGAAGTCGCGATCAGGTGTTCGAACAGCCGTCTTCGCGTGCCCCGTAAAGTACATCCACACGGTCACTGAAATGTCACACAAGACCGACCTCGATTCTTACCCTCGATTGTTGACAGCCTATCTGTCCCAACTCTAAACAGAAACAATGCTCGAACGCAGATCATCATCTGGTCAGCGTTCCGTGGCTCGACTCACAGCATCTCAGTTCTCAGCGAAAGGTTCCTGCGAAATGCCATCCCGAATCGTCTGCTTCATCCTGTTTCTGTTGCTGGCTGCAATCCCAGGTTCGTTGATGGCCGAGCAGAATTCCCCACCGGTTCGAATTCTCTTCGTCACTCAAAGCAAAGGATTCGTTCACGGATCGGTGCGCCGGGTCGAAGAGCTCGCCCCTGCGGAAATTGCGCTGACTCAACTCGCCCAGCAGTCCAAAGAGTTCAGCATCGACTGCACTCAGGACTGCGAAGCAGACTTCACTCCTGAGAACCTGAAGAACTACGACATCGTCGCGTTCTACACATCCGGCGATCTACCGATCAGCGAAGAAGCGATGGACTATTTCTTCAGCGAATGGCTTCGCGAAGAAGGTCATGGTGTCCTCGGTTTTCACTCCGCGACGGACACCTTTCACAACGACAAGCGGTATTGGGACATGATCGGTGGGACGTTCATTCATCACCCGTGGGGTTCTGGAACAGAGGTCACGCTGACAAACCACGAACCAGATAACCCGATCATGGCTTCCTTCGGTCCGGAACATAGCCAGCAGGAAGAGATCTACATGTACAGGAACTGGCAACCCGAGAAAGTTCGAGTCCTGATGAGCCTCGACTACTCGAAGAGCCCGACAAACTCTCCGGTCAACACGCAATACGGCTATCACGTTCCAGTTTGCTGGATCAAGAATTACGGAGATGGAAAAGTCTACGTCAACAATCTCGGTCACCGAGAAGACACCTGGACACGTCAGGAATATCTCGATTCGATCCTGTCAGCCATCCGCTGGATCAAGGGTGATCTCGAGGTGGATGCCACTCCCAATCCGGAGTTGTCTCAGGCACAGGAAGCCAAAGCCAAGAGCGACTTCGAAGCGGGGCAGTTTCGGAAGCAGAAATAGTCCCGTTTCGTGGTCTCGTTCCGGGGAATACTTTCATATCGTGCTGTCGATGACCTTCGTCCGCTGAGGTGAACCATGTCCGCAGATCAACGACGGACAGCGATTTATGCTGGAACATTCGATCCCGTGACGCTGGGACATGAAGACATTGTCCTCCGGAGCTCAAAGCTCTTCGACGAAGTCATCGTCGGCATCGGGATCAATCCCGACAAGCACCCACTCTTCTCAGCGGAGGAACGCAAGCAGTTCATGGAAGAGATTTTTTCGCATGTTCCGAATGTCCGAGTGGAGTGTTTCACCGGTCTGACGGTTGATTTCGCTCACGAACGCGGAGCATCGGTCATGGTCCGGGGTGTGCGAACTGTCTCAGACACCGAACTCGAATTCACGATGGCCCTCGCCAACCACACGATTGCTCCCGATCTGGAGACGGTGTTTCTCATGGCGGCCGAAGCGTACTCGCATATTTCCAGCACACTCATCAAGCAGATCGCGACGATGGGCCAGAACACGAGTTCAGAACAATTGCGGAAATTCGTCCCGGTTCCCGTCATTCAGCCGCTGCTCGAACGGGTTCGACAGAAGTAGCACAGATTCGAGCAGAGTTGAAACTGAACGCCTAGGCTTCAACGAACATTGATCCGTTTCGCGAGAGGCGCTGTTCCATCAGCGACCGCCGATCGAATTAGGCAGCCATTTCGCTCTCGGACTCGATGCTCTGCTTTTCGACCGCCAGCAGAGCGCGTCGGCCTTCGCCGGTAATCCGGTACATCAGCCCGTCGTTTTTGTCTTCAAGCTGGAACGTCAGCAGGTCCATGGCGATCAATTGACCATGGATTTCAGTGAGAACCTCGGGGTCGATATTCTCGATTTGCGGAATCCGCCGAGCCCATCGCGGTCCGGATTCTTCAGAATCGCGTTCAATTTTGACTTCATCAAGAAGATCGAGATAGAGCTTTAAGACTGCTTGCCAGTCGGGGCGCTCTGCCAAGAGGTGATGGGTATTGAGTTGCATGTTTCCGATATCGGATTTGAACCGGATCAACTCGACATTCAGGCATTGAGCAGGCGCAATCGTTACAGTTTCAACAAGTTGATGGATGGAATTCCCACATTCCACAAAACAGGTTCATGTTCCAGGCGTTTTCATGAATCGACTCTATACTGCGTGCATCATGAAAAACGGTTTCCTTGGATACGATGCTTCGTTCATGCTGGACTTCGTTGTGACCGCTCTGGTCGCAATCGTACCTGTCCTGCTGTACAGTCTTTACGTCGTCAAGTTTCAGAAAAAGTATCGGCTTCATCGAAACTTGCAGATCGCCTTGGGACTGACTCTTCTGGTCGCAGTCACAGCTTTTGAAGTTGACACTCAAATCATCCATGGCGGATGGGAAAACATAGTCAACAAGAACCCTGACTCTCCGCGACTGTCAGGAGAGGACTACCAATACGCACGAAGTGTTCTCCACTTTCACTTGATCTTCGCCATCAGCACCCCGTTTCTCTGGGCGATCACACTGTTCCTGGCGATGAAAAGGTTTCGCGGAGACCCCAAGCCGGGCGCTCACAGTCGATTGCACAAAGCTCTCGGATGGGCTTCGGTCATCGACATCGTCATGACCTCGGTCACCGGCCTCTGGTTCTATTACGTGGCCTTCGTCGTCTGACAACAACAACCCAAATGCTCATTGCGAGTCTGACGGAGAATTCAGCTCTTCGAGGTTGAATCCATCGCGGCTGTGCTGAAGCCCAGCATCTTTCAATTTCGAGAGGATGAAGTACTTGTGGTTCGCAACGGCCTG is from Thalassoglobus sp. JC818 and encodes:
- a CDS encoding M42 family peptidase; this translates as MELLQKLTQTPSVPGREDRIREVIQEVITEKNLFDEIRTDAMGSLIAVRRPRPKSGSPAEKPVKVMLAAHMDQIGFLVSHVSSEGYLRVNPVGGFDTRNLFARRVRVCTSDGDLPGVMNPAGKPVHIASAEEKKNVPEITEFFIDLSLDGEQVNKQVKIGDMVVLDGPFSDVGDSVVSQCLDNRVGCWAVIRAIEALEHHDCEIHAAWTVQEEVGLRGAMPAAYDIQPDIGLSCDTTLSCKLPGVPEEQHITIPGNGVCLKIMDSSTIADLKLLEELEAIAKANDIPCQRGILPRGGQDGAMIQKSRSGVRTAVFACPVKYIHTVTEMSHKTDLDSYPRLLTAYLSQL
- a CDS encoding ThuA domain-containing protein codes for the protein MPSRIVCFILFLLLAAIPGSLMAEQNSPPVRILFVTQSKGFVHGSVRRVEELAPAEIALTQLAQQSKEFSIDCTQDCEADFTPENLKNYDIVAFYTSGDLPISEEAMDYFFSEWLREEGHGVLGFHSATDTFHNDKRYWDMIGGTFIHHPWGSGTEVTLTNHEPDNPIMASFGPEHSQQEEIYMYRNWQPEKVRVLMSLDYSKSPTNSPVNTQYGYHVPVCWIKNYGDGKVYVNNLGHREDTWTRQEYLDSILSAIRWIKGDLEVDATPNPELSQAQEAKAKSDFEAGQFRKQK
- the coaD gene encoding pantetheine-phosphate adenylyltransferase, translating into MSADQRRTAIYAGTFDPVTLGHEDIVLRSSKLFDEVIVGIGINPDKHPLFSAEERKQFMEEIFSHVPNVRVECFTGLTVDFAHERGASVMVRGVRTVSDTELEFTMALANHTIAPDLETVFLMAAEAYSHISSTLIKQIATMGQNTSSEQLRKFVPVPVIQPLLERVRQK
- a CDS encoding DUF420 domain-containing protein; amino-acid sequence: MKNGFLGYDASFMLDFVVTALVAIVPVLLYSLYVVKFQKKYRLHRNLQIALGLTLLVAVTAFEVDTQIIHGGWENIVNKNPDSPRLSGEDYQYARSVLHFHLIFAISTPFLWAITLFLAMKRFRGDPKPGAHSRLHKALGWASVIDIVMTSVTGLWFYYVAFVV